DNA from Pelagibacterium nitratireducens:
ATCCGGTGGGGTTCTGCCGCAATCGCGGCGCTGAGCGCTTTGCGATCCACCATGCCGTCGCGCACGGTGCCGGGGAACAGCGTCTCGACCAGCGCTGCGGCCTGTCCTGCGTAAAGTTCGTGGACGGCCTGGTCTGCCGAATAGGTTGGAAAACCCCGCTCGCCAAAGCGGGCAAGCACTGTCGATTTCCCCGTGGCGATGGAACCGGTGACCACAACGCGCAGCATTTTTCCCTCGAAAACTTCTCTCTTACTGCCCGAGTGCGGCCAGAACACGGTTTCTGAGCGTTTCGGTTACGGCCGGCGCAACGCCGAACCACGCGCGAAACCCCGGAACCGCCTGATGGAGCAGCATACCCAGCCCATCGACGCTGGCAAACCCCTCGGCCCGAGCCTGGGCCAAAAGGGGGGTAATGAGCGGTGTATAAACGATATCTGTGACCACCGCCCCCTGCGCCAGAGGCGACAGATCGAGCCCATTGAACTGTGTGCCCTTCATGCCGACCGCGCTCGTGTTGACGAGCAGCCCCGCTCCCGCCATTCGCGAGCCGATCTCAGAAAGAGGCCCCGGAACGATCGTCGGGCCGAATTCGTCTGCCAGCGCCTGGGCCCGGCCCAATGTGCGGTTGATGAGCTCTATACGCGGCACGCCGCGGTCGACCAGGGCGGCCAGGATGGCCCGCGATGCGCCGCCGGCCCCGATCACCACCGCCGATCCAAGCGCCTCGTCCCAGCCCGATGCCTGGGCATCGAGATTGGCGAGAAACCCTATATAATCGGTGTTCGTTCCCCAGATCTTG
Protein-coding regions in this window:
- a CDS encoding shikimate dehydrogenase codes for the protein MKKAFVIGHPIAHSQSPLIHQSWIAEHGLEASYEAIEIAPSDLAGLVARLRGGEFVGGNVTIPHKEAVMGLIDEVDPLARRIGAVNTLVADNGKIWGTNTDYIGFLANLDAQASGWDEALGSAVVIGAGGASRAILAALVDRGVPRIELINRTLGRAQALADEFGPTIVPGPLSEIGSRMAGAGLLVNTSAVGMKGTQFNGLDLSPLAQGAVVTDIVYTPLITPLLAQARAEGFASVDGLGMLLHQAVPGFRAWFGVAPAVTETLRNRVLAALGQ